In Saccharothrix syringae, the following are encoded in one genomic region:
- a CDS encoding argininosuccinate synthase domain-containing protein, which yields MAEPVVLACTGGPVDPGRFAAETGAEVVAVVLDLGGRARPVPGAVEVVAVDAREEFAAGYCLPALQANALGADRSALAAPLVARHLVDTARRRGARTVAHDRGGDDRARFEAAVAALAPDLTVLAPAEQPAAPPAEDAPDADELVVTFDRGVPVAVDRETVTAWQALRELDRRVGGDALVTAHRALEEVTLAGDLAAFKRQVDRRWAELVRAGLWSSPLKQALDAFITTTQHHVSGEVRLVRRGGRAVVADRRAEESWYDFALAT from the coding sequence ATGGCTGAGCCGGTAGTGCTCGCGTGCACCGGCGGGCCCGTCGACCCCGGTCGGTTCGCCGCCGAGACCGGCGCCGAGGTGGTCGCGGTCGTGCTGGACCTGGGCGGTCGCGCGCGCCCGGTCCCGGGCGCGGTGGAGGTGGTCGCCGTCGACGCGCGCGAGGAGTTCGCCGCCGGCTACTGCCTGCCCGCGCTCCAGGCGAACGCCCTCGGCGCGGACCGCTCGGCGCTGGCCGCGCCACTGGTCGCCCGGCACCTCGTCGACACCGCCCGGCGCCGCGGCGCGCGCACCGTCGCCCACGACCGCGGCGGCGACGACCGGGCCCGCTTCGAGGCCGCCGTGGCCGCCCTGGCCCCCGACCTGACCGTCCTCGCGCCCGCCGAGCAGCCGGCCGCCCCGCCGGCCGAGGACGCGCCGGACGCCGACGAACTGGTCGTCACCTTCGACCGGGGCGTGCCGGTGGCCGTCGACCGGGAGACCGTCACCGCCTGGCAGGCCCTGCGGGAACTCGACCGCCGGGTGGGCGGGGACGCGCTGGTCACCGCCCACCGGGCGCTGGAGGAGGTCACCCTCGCGGGTGATCTCGCGGCCTTCAAGCGGCAGGTCGACCGGCGCTGGGCCGAGCTGGTCCGCGCGGGCCTGTGGTCCTCGCCGCTCAAGCAGGCCCTGGACGCCTTCATCACCACCACCCAGCACCACGTCTCCGGCGAGGTCCGGCTGGTGCGGCGCGGCGGCCGCGCGGTGGTCGCGGACCGGCGCGCCGAGGAGTCGTGGTACGACTTCGCCCTCGCCACCTGA
- the argJ gene encoding bifunctional glutamate N-acetyltransferase/amino-acid acetyltransferase ArgJ → MNRNKGVTGPKGFKAAGIAAGIKDSGAPDLALVVNEGPGQAAAGVFTTNQVKAAPVLWSQQVLKERRLRAVVLNSGGANACTGPEGFQDTHATAERVAEVLGVGAIEVAVCSTGLIGERLPMDNVLAGVDKAAQELAGTDRAGLDAATAVMTTDTRPKQVWQEHPGGWSVGGFVKGAGMLSPNMATMLSVITTDAVVDGDALDAALRRVTARTYDRLDVDGGTSTNDTVLVLASGASGVAPAPEEFESVLHAVAQDLVKQLQGDAEGVTKEVSITVNGALSEAEAVVVAKTVAEDNLVKTALFGSDPNWGRIAMAVGRAPATVDQHRLGIAINGVTLFADGHKAADRSAADLSGRDVDIVVDLNLGDGAATVLTTDLSHAYVEENSAYSS, encoded by the coding sequence GTGAACCGCAACAAGGGCGTAACCGGCCCCAAGGGCTTCAAGGCCGCCGGGATCGCCGCCGGCATCAAGGACTCCGGCGCGCCGGACCTGGCGCTGGTCGTCAACGAGGGCCCGGGTCAGGCCGCCGCGGGCGTGTTCACCACCAACCAGGTCAAGGCCGCGCCCGTGCTGTGGTCCCAGCAGGTGCTCAAGGAGCGCAGGCTGCGCGCCGTGGTGCTCAACTCCGGCGGCGCGAACGCCTGCACCGGCCCCGAGGGCTTCCAGGACACCCACGCCACCGCGGAGAGGGTCGCCGAGGTGCTGGGCGTCGGCGCGATCGAGGTGGCGGTGTGCTCCACCGGCCTGATCGGCGAGCGCCTGCCCATGGACAACGTCCTGGCCGGCGTGGACAAGGCCGCCCAGGAGCTGGCCGGCACCGACCGGGCGGGCCTGGACGCCGCCACCGCCGTGATGACCACCGACACCCGGCCCAAGCAGGTGTGGCAGGAACACCCGGGCGGCTGGTCGGTCGGCGGGTTCGTCAAGGGCGCGGGCATGCTCTCGCCGAACATGGCCACCATGCTCAGCGTCATCACCACCGACGCGGTGGTCGACGGCGACGCGCTGGACGCGGCCCTGCGCCGGGTCACCGCCCGCACCTACGACCGGCTCGACGTCGACGGCGGCACGTCCACCAACGACACCGTGCTGGTGCTGGCCTCCGGCGCCTCGGGCGTCGCACCGGCGCCCGAGGAGTTCGAGTCCGTGCTCCACGCGGTGGCGCAGGACCTGGTCAAGCAGCTCCAGGGCGACGCCGAGGGCGTCACCAAGGAGGTCTCGATCACCGTCAACGGCGCGCTCAGCGAGGCCGAGGCGGTCGTGGTCGCCAAGACCGTCGCCGAGGACAACCTGGTCAAGACCGCGCTGTTCGGCTCCGACCCGAACTGGGGCCGCATCGCCATGGCCGTGGGCCGCGCGCCGGCGACCGTCGACCAGCACCGGCTCGGCATCGCCATCAACGGCGTCACCCTGTTCGCCGACGGCCACAAGGCCGCCGACCGGTCCGCGGCCGACCTGTCCGGCCGCGACGTGGACATCGTGGTCGACCTCAACCTCGGCGACGGCGCGGCCACCGTGCTCACCACCGACCTGTCGCACGCCTACGTCGAAGAGAACAGCGCGTACAGCTCATGA
- a CDS encoding EF-hand domain-containing protein, producing the protein MASDLQRKKASIVFSAMDVNGDGFLERADFEALTDRWVGLRGDAGSERLREIMMGWWEALHAASDEDRDQRITMDEVLAAVDNLGTMLDLVVATAESMFEAVDEDGDGRVSAAEYSRMIHAWTGDDSPTDAGFARLDLDGDGWISKSEFVSHWVEFWAGDDEDAPGTYVFGEV; encoded by the coding sequence GTGGCGAGCGACTTGCAGCGGAAGAAGGCGTCCATCGTGTTCAGCGCGATGGACGTGAACGGCGACGGGTTCCTGGAGCGCGCGGACTTCGAGGCGCTGACCGACCGGTGGGTCGGCCTCCGCGGCGACGCCGGGTCGGAGCGGTTGCGCGAGATCATGATGGGCTGGTGGGAGGCGCTGCACGCCGCGTCCGACGAGGACCGGGACCAGAGGATCACCATGGACGAGGTGCTGGCCGCGGTCGACAACCTGGGGACGATGCTCGACCTGGTGGTGGCGACCGCCGAGTCGATGTTCGAGGCGGTGGACGAGGACGGCGACGGGCGGGTGTCCGCGGCGGAGTACTCGCGCATGATCCACGCGTGGACGGGCGACGACTCGCCCACCGACGCCGGGTTCGCCCGGCTGGACCTGGACGGCGACGGGTGGATCTCCAAGTCGGAGTTCGTCAGCCACTGGGTGGAGTTCTGGGCCGGGGACGACGAGGACGCCCCCGGCACCTACGTCTTCGGCGAGGTCTGA
- a CDS encoding DNA-3-methyladenine glycosylase: protein MPATPRQLTEQELAVDPVDAARLLLGAVVEADGPDGVVGVRVVEVEAYRGGDDPASHCYRGRTPRNDVMFGPAGRLYVYFVYGMHFCANVVSLTDGVPGAVLLRAGEVVTGVELARARRPAARSDAELAKGPARLTGVLGLDRGHNGVDLTSPDSSVRLLAGAPVDPAAIRTGPRVGVAVAVDVPWRFWLDSPAVSTYRRGTRRTRSTLPGGA, encoded by the coding sequence TTGCCCGCAACGCCTAGGCAGCTCACCGAGCAGGAGCTCGCGGTCGACCCGGTCGACGCCGCGCGGCTCCTGCTCGGCGCCGTGGTCGAGGCCGACGGGCCGGACGGCGTGGTGGGCGTGCGGGTGGTGGAGGTGGAGGCGTACCGGGGCGGCGACGACCCGGCGTCCCACTGCTACCGCGGCCGGACGCCGCGCAACGACGTCATGTTCGGGCCGGCCGGGCGGCTCTACGTGTACTTCGTCTACGGGATGCACTTCTGCGCCAACGTCGTGTCGCTCACCGACGGCGTGCCCGGCGCCGTGCTGCTGCGCGCGGGCGAGGTGGTCACCGGCGTGGAACTGGCGCGGGCCCGCCGCCCGGCCGCCCGCAGCGACGCCGAGCTGGCCAAGGGCCCGGCCCGGCTGACCGGCGTGCTCGGCCTGGACCGCGGGCACAACGGCGTGGACCTGACCTCGCCGGACTCGTCCGTGCGGCTGCTGGCGGGCGCCCCGGTCGACCCCGCCGCCATCCGCACCGGGCCGCGGGTGGGCGTGGCGGTCGCGGTGGACGTGCCGTGGCGCTTCTGGCTGGACTCGCCGGCGGTCAGCACCTACCGCCGGGGAACCCGCCGCACCCGCTCGACCCTCCCGGGCGGGGCGTGA
- a CDS encoding DUF1059 domain-containing protein: MKKNITCPCGERIVGQDEDDLVAKTQQHLKENHPGHDYSRDEILFMAY; the protein is encoded by the coding sequence ATGAAGAAGAACATCACCTGCCCGTGCGGCGAGCGCATCGTCGGCCAGGACGAGGACGACCTCGTGGCGAAGACGCAGCAGCACCTGAAGGAGAACCACCCCGGCCACGACTACTCGCGCGACGAGATCCTGTTCATGGCCTACTGA
- a CDS encoding arginine repressor — MTRTARQARIVELISQRAIRSQSELAKTLAVEGIEVTQATLSRDLDELGAVKLRGPDGGAPVYVIPEDGSPVRGVQGGTTRLVRLLGELLVSVDHSGNLAVLRTPPGAAQFLASALDRAALQDIVGTIAGDDTILAVAREPLTGADLAARVLALASGQGQAGQDHG; from the coding sequence GTGACCAGGACCGCGCGGCAGGCCCGCATCGTCGAGCTGATCTCCCAGCGCGCCATCCGCAGCCAGTCCGAGCTGGCCAAGACGCTCGCGGTGGAGGGCATCGAGGTCACCCAGGCCACGCTGTCGCGCGACCTCGACGAGCTGGGCGCGGTGAAGCTGCGCGGTCCCGACGGCGGTGCGCCGGTGTACGTCATCCCCGAGGACGGCAGCCCCGTGCGCGGCGTGCAGGGCGGCACCACGCGCCTGGTGCGCCTGCTCGGCGAGCTGCTGGTGTCGGTGGACCACTCCGGCAACCTCGCCGTCCTGCGCACCCCGCCCGGCGCGGCCCAGTTCCTGGCCAGCGCGCTGGACCGGGCGGCGCTGCAGGACATCGTCGGCACCATCGCCGGCGACGACACCATCCTGGCGGTGGCCCGGGAACCGCTCACCGGGGCGGACCTGGCCGCGCGCGTGCTGGCCCTGGCGTCGGGGCAGGGCCAGGCGGGGCAGGACCATGGCTGA
- a CDS encoding cytochrome P450, whose amino-acid sequence MPTPPLHMRRIGFDPAPELAEVRDGGARLVDLPQGDRVWLVTRIADVREVLGDPRRFGNSAPHLVPGAPALSEEELALVRPGNLLGFDPPEHTRLRRLVAGEFTGRRMRLLQPRIHRIVADRLDELERGGPPADVVAGFALPIPSLVICELLGVPYADRDDFQRRAATFFDVGLSGEQRVAIALESRAYLTELVARARVEPGDDLLGVLVASDLRDDELVGLGDLLLLAGHETTANMLGLGVLALLEDPARRERMCEEPDAAVEELLRWLTVVHTGVPRVCLTDVELGGRVMRAGDLVVCSLPAANRDPDLVADPDELDLSREPVGHVAFGHGVHHCLGAPLARMEMRLAFPALLARFPGLHVLPQELHFRTQQVVYGLEALRVAW is encoded by the coding sequence ATGCCGACACCGCCCCTGCACATGCGCCGGATCGGCTTCGACCCGGCGCCGGAGCTGGCCGAGGTGCGGGACGGCGGCGCCCGGCTGGTGGACCTGCCGCAGGGCGACCGGGTGTGGCTGGTCACCCGGATCGCCGACGTGCGCGAGGTGCTGGGCGACCCGCGGCGGTTCGGCAACTCCGCGCCCCACCTCGTGCCCGGCGCGCCCGCGCTGTCCGAGGAGGAGCTGGCCCTGGTGCGGCCGGGCAACCTGCTGGGGTTCGACCCGCCCGAGCACACGCGCCTGCGCAGGCTGGTGGCCGGCGAGTTCACCGGCCGCCGGATGCGCCTGCTGCAGCCGAGGATTCACCGGATCGTGGCCGACCGGCTCGACGAGCTGGAGCGCGGCGGCCCGCCGGCGGACGTGGTGGCCGGGTTCGCGCTGCCGATCCCGTCGCTGGTGATCTGCGAGCTGCTGGGCGTGCCCTACGCGGACCGGGACGACTTCCAGCGCCGGGCCGCCACGTTCTTCGACGTGGGGCTGTCCGGTGAGCAGCGGGTCGCCATCGCCCTGGAGTCGCGCGCCTACCTGACCGAGCTGGTGGCCCGCGCCCGGGTCGAGCCCGGCGACGACCTGCTGGGCGTGCTGGTCGCGTCGGACCTGCGCGACGACGAGCTGGTCGGCCTGGGCGACCTGCTGCTGCTCGCGGGCCACGAGACCACGGCGAACATGCTCGGCCTTGGCGTGCTCGCCCTGCTGGAGGACCCCGCGCGCCGCGAGCGCATGTGCGAGGAGCCCGACGCCGCGGTCGAGGAGCTGCTGCGCTGGCTGACCGTGGTGCACACCGGCGTGCCTCGGGTGTGCCTGACCGACGTCGAGCTGGGCGGTCGTGTCATGCGCGCGGGCGACCTCGTGGTCTGCTCGCTGCCCGCCGCCAACCGCGACCCCGACCTGGTGGCCGACCCGGACGAGCTGGACCTGTCGCGCGAGCCGGTCGGCCACGTCGCGTTCGGCCACGGGGTGCACCACTGCCTGGGCGCGCCCCTGGCGCGGATGGAGATGCGGCTGGCGTTCCCCGCGCTGCTGGCCAGGTTCCCCGGTTTGCACGTCCTTCCCCAGGAGCTGCACTTCCGCACCCAGCAGGTCGTCTACGGGTTGGAGGCGCTGCGGGTCGCGTGGTGA
- a CDS encoding acetylornithine transaminase, giving the protein MSDAQRWQAAMMNNYGTPGLKLVRGEGAHVWDADGNRYLDLVTGIAVNALGHAHPAVVAAVTEQIGKLAHTSNLYINEPALALAERLLDLAGVDGDGRVLFCNSGAEANEAALKISRRTGRTKVVATEGGFHGRTMGALALTGQPAKRIPFEPLVPGVVHVPYGDVAALEAAIDDETAAFVVEPIQGENGVVVPPEGYLEAARRITADHGALLVLDEVQTGVGRLGTWFAFHQVGVAPDVITLAKGLGGGLPLGACIAFGPAKDLFEPGHHGTTFGGNPVCCAAALAVLDTIAADGLLEHTAAVGKEIAAGVERLDHPLISGVRGAGLLLGITLREAVSAKAAAAAQQAGFLINPIQPDVIRLAPPLVLDEADAQRVVAGLPDWLES; this is encoded by the coding sequence ATGAGCGACGCGCAGCGGTGGCAGGCCGCGATGATGAACAACTACGGCACGCCCGGCCTCAAGCTCGTCCGCGGCGAGGGCGCGCACGTCTGGGACGCCGACGGAAACCGCTACCTCGACCTGGTCACCGGGATAGCGGTCAACGCCCTGGGCCACGCCCACCCGGCCGTGGTGGCCGCGGTGACCGAGCAGATCGGCAAGCTCGCCCACACCTCCAACCTCTACATCAACGAGCCGGCGCTCGCGCTGGCCGAGCGGCTGCTGGACCTGGCCGGCGTGGACGGCGACGGCCGGGTGCTGTTCTGCAACTCCGGCGCCGAGGCCAACGAGGCCGCGCTCAAGATCAGCCGCCGCACCGGCCGCACGAAGGTCGTCGCCACCGAGGGCGGCTTCCACGGCCGCACCATGGGCGCGCTGGCGCTGACCGGCCAGCCCGCCAAGCGGATCCCGTTCGAGCCGCTGGTGCCCGGCGTCGTGCACGTCCCGTACGGCGACGTGGCCGCGCTGGAAGCGGCGATCGACGACGAGACCGCCGCGTTCGTCGTGGAGCCCATCCAGGGCGAGAACGGCGTGGTCGTGCCCCCGGAGGGCTACCTGGAGGCCGCGCGCCGGATCACCGCCGACCACGGCGCCCTGCTGGTGCTCGACGAGGTGCAGACCGGCGTCGGCCGGCTGGGCACCTGGTTCGCGTTCCACCAGGTCGGCGTCGCGCCGGACGTGATCACCCTGGCCAAGGGCCTGGGCGGCGGCCTGCCGCTGGGCGCGTGCATCGCCTTCGGCCCGGCCAAGGACCTGTTCGAGCCCGGCCACCACGGCACCACCTTCGGCGGCAACCCGGTGTGCTGCGCCGCTGCGCTCGCCGTGCTCGACACCATCGCCGCGGACGGCCTGCTGGAGCACACCGCCGCGGTCGGCAAGGAGATCGCCGCGGGCGTCGAGCGCTTGGACCACCCGCTCATCTCCGGTGTGCGGGGCGCCGGCCTGCTGCTCGGCATCACGCTGCGCGAGGCGGTCTCGGCGAAGGCCGCGGCGGCCGCGCAGCAGGCCGGTTTCTTGATCAACCCCATCCAGCCCGACGTGATCCGGCTGGCCCCGCCCCTGGTGCTCGACGAGGCCGACGCCCAGCGCGTGGTCGCCGGGCTCCCCGACTGGTTGGAGTCCTGA
- the argF gene encoding ornithine carbamoyltransferase, with translation MVRHFLRDDDLSPEEQAEVLDLADTFKGDRLTAKPLAGPKSVAVIFEKNSTRTRLSFEIGITQLGGHPVIIDGRSMQLGREETIEDTSRILSGYVDAVVWRTFAQKRIEAMASVSRVPVINALTDEFHPCQVLADLQTIRLRHGALAGLTVTYLGDGANNMAHSLLLGGVTAGMNVRIAAPEHFAPQPWVLEDAAKRAAETGGTVELVRDPRAAVDGADVLVTDTWTSMGQENDGRDRVGPFRPYQVNAALVAATGVRTTVLHCLPAHRGWEITDEVLDGPDSAVWDEAENRLHAQKALLVWLLERSR, from the coding sequence GTGGTGCGGCACTTCCTGCGCGACGACGACCTGTCGCCCGAGGAGCAGGCCGAGGTCCTGGACCTGGCCGACACCTTCAAGGGCGACCGGCTCACCGCCAAGCCGCTGGCCGGGCCCAAGTCGGTGGCGGTGATCTTCGAGAAGAACTCCACCCGCACCCGGCTGTCGTTCGAGATCGGCATCACCCAGCTCGGCGGCCACCCGGTGATCATCGACGGCCGGTCCATGCAGCTGGGCCGGGAGGAGACCATCGAGGACACCTCCCGCATCCTGTCCGGCTACGTCGACGCGGTGGTGTGGCGGACGTTCGCCCAGAAGCGCATCGAGGCGATGGCCTCGGTGTCCCGCGTCCCGGTGATCAACGCGCTGACCGACGAGTTCCACCCCTGCCAGGTGCTGGCCGACCTGCAGACCATCCGGCTGCGGCACGGGGCGCTGGCCGGCCTCACCGTCACCTACCTGGGCGACGGCGCGAACAACATGGCGCACTCCCTCCTGCTCGGCGGCGTCACCGCGGGCATGAACGTCCGCATCGCCGCCCCCGAGCACTTCGCACCGCAGCCGTGGGTGCTGGAGGACGCCGCCAAGCGCGCCGCCGAGACCGGCGGGACCGTCGAGCTGGTCCGCGACCCGCGCGCGGCCGTGGACGGCGCGGACGTGCTGGTCACCGACACCTGGACCTCGATGGGCCAGGAGAACGACGGCCGCGACCGCGTCGGCCCGTTCCGGCCCTACCAGGTCAACGCGGCGCTGGTCGCGGCCACCGGCGTGCGGACCACGGTGCTGCACTGCCTGCCCGCGCACCGCGGCTGGGAGATCACCGACGAGGTGCTCGACGGCCCGGACAGCGCCGTGTGGGACGAGGCGGAGAACCGCCTGCACGCCCAGAAGGCGCTGCTGGTCTGGTTGCTGGAGCGGTCGAGGTGA
- the argC gene encoding N-acetyl-gamma-glutamyl-phosphate reductase produces the protein MTLRIAVAGASGYAGGEVLRLLLGHPEVEIGALTAGGNAGTSLLAHQPHLLPLADRVLTETTAEELAGHDVVFLALPHGHSAEIAARLGEDTLVIDCGADHRLTDAKAWERWYGGTHAGSWPYGLPELPGGRDALRGARRVAVPGCYPTVSSLALAPAMGLVEPEVTVVAVSGTSGAGKSLKPHLLGSEVMGSLSAYGVGGAHRHTPEITQNLTAVAGRGVKVSFTPVLAPLPRGILATCSAPLASGTTSDEQVRAAYERAYADEPFVHLLPVGHWPTTGAVLGSNAVQLQVTVDRDLDRLVAVAAIDNLAKGTAGAAVQCMNLALGLPETTGLSSVGVAP, from the coding sequence ATGACGTTGCGGATCGCGGTCGCCGGCGCCAGTGGCTACGCCGGGGGCGAAGTCCTCCGACTGCTGCTCGGCCACCCCGAGGTGGAGATCGGCGCGCTGACCGCCGGCGGCAACGCGGGCACCAGCCTGCTCGCCCACCAACCCCACCTGCTGCCCCTGGCCGACCGGGTGCTGACCGAGACCACGGCCGAGGAGCTGGCGGGGCACGACGTCGTCTTCCTCGCCCTCCCGCACGGCCACTCCGCCGAGATCGCCGCGCGGCTCGGCGAGGACACCCTCGTCATCGACTGCGGCGCCGACCACCGGCTCACCGACGCCAAGGCGTGGGAGCGCTGGTACGGCGGCACCCACGCGGGCAGCTGGCCCTACGGCCTGCCCGAGCTGCCCGGCGGGCGCGACGCGCTGCGCGGCGCCCGCCGCGTCGCCGTCCCCGGCTGCTACCCGACCGTCTCCTCGCTGGCCCTGGCCCCGGCGATGGGCCTGGTGGAGCCCGAGGTCACCGTGGTCGCCGTCTCCGGCACCTCCGGCGCGGGCAAGTCCCTCAAGCCCCACCTGCTCGGCTCCGAGGTGATGGGCTCGCTGAGCGCCTACGGCGTCGGCGGCGCCCACCGCCACACCCCGGAGATCACCCAGAACCTGACCGCGGTGGCCGGTCGCGGCGTCAAGGTCTCCTTCACGCCCGTGCTGGCGCCGCTGCCGCGCGGCATCCTGGCCACCTGCTCGGCCCCGCTCGCCTCCGGGACCACCTCCGACGAGCAGGTCCGCGCCGCCTACGAGCGGGCCTACGCCGACGAGCCGTTCGTGCACCTGCTGCCGGTGGGCCACTGGCCGACCACGGGCGCGGTGCTCGGCTCGAACGCCGTCCAGCTCCAGGTCACCGTCGACCGCGACCTGGACCGGCTGGTCGCGGTCGCGGCGATCGACAACCTGGCGAAGGGCACCGCGGGCGCCGCGGTGCAGTGCATGAACCTGGCACTCGGCCTGCCGGAGACCACCGGCCTGTCCTCCGTGGGAGTCGCACCGTGA
- the argH gene encoding argininosuccinate lyase, protein MSSLWGGRFAGGPAEAMARLSASTHFDWRLAPYDIRGSKAHARVLHRAGLLTADELGRMHAALDALAADVASGAFTPTPADEDVHTALERGLIERAGPELGGKLRAGRSRNDQVATLFRMWLRDAARRVAEGVLDVVEALADQAAAHPTAVMPGRTHLQSAQPVLLAHHLLAHGQALLRDVERLGDWDRRAALSPYGSGALAGSSLGLDPAAVAEELGFAGPVENSIDGTASRDFAAEIAFVLAMIGVDLSRIAEEVIIWTTAEFRFAVLDDAWATGSSIMPQKKNPDVAELTRGKSGRLIGNLTGLLATLKAQPLAYNRDLQEDKEPLFDSVEQLELLLPALTGMIATMRFDTARMAELAPAGFTLATDIAEWLVRRGVPFRVAHEAAGECVRVAEARGAGLEDLTDDEFAAISPALTPAVRDVLTVAGSIASRDAHGGTAPDRVAEQLKRLRDKVSVARNA, encoded by the coding sequence GTGAGTTCTTTGTGGGGTGGGCGGTTCGCCGGCGGACCGGCGGAGGCGATGGCGCGGCTGTCCGCGTCGACGCACTTCGACTGGCGACTCGCCCCCTATGACATCAGGGGGTCGAAGGCGCACGCCCGCGTGCTGCACCGCGCCGGCCTGCTGACCGCCGACGAGCTGGGGCGCATGCACGCGGCGCTGGACGCCCTGGCCGCCGACGTGGCCTCGGGCGCGTTCACCCCGACCCCGGCCGACGAGGACGTGCACACCGCGCTGGAGCGCGGCCTGATCGAGCGGGCGGGCCCCGAGCTGGGCGGCAAGCTGCGCGCCGGGCGGTCCCGCAACGACCAGGTGGCCACGCTGTTCCGGATGTGGCTGCGCGACGCGGCCCGCCGGGTCGCCGAGGGCGTGCTGGACGTGGTGGAGGCGCTGGCCGACCAGGCCGCGGCGCACCCGACCGCGGTCATGCCCGGCCGCACGCACCTCCAGTCCGCCCAGCCCGTGCTGCTCGCGCACCACCTGCTGGCCCACGGCCAGGCGCTGCTGCGCGACGTCGAGCGGCTGGGCGACTGGGACCGGCGCGCCGCGCTGTCCCCGTACGGCTCGGGCGCGCTGGCCGGGTCGTCGCTGGGTCTGGACCCCGCGGCGGTGGCCGAGGAGCTGGGCTTCGCCGGGCCGGTGGAGAACTCCATCGACGGCACCGCGTCCCGCGACTTCGCCGCCGAGATCGCGTTCGTGCTGGCCATGATCGGCGTGGACCTGTCCAGGATCGCCGAGGAGGTGATCATCTGGACGACCGCGGAGTTCCGCTTCGCCGTGCTCGACGACGCGTGGGCCACCGGCAGCTCGATCATGCCGCAGAAGAAGAACCCGGACGTGGCCGAGCTGACCCGCGGCAAGTCCGGCAGGCTGATCGGCAACCTCACCGGCCTCCTGGCCACGCTCAAGGCCCAGCCGCTGGCCTACAACCGGGACCTCCAGGAGGACAAGGAGCCGCTGTTCGACTCGGTCGAGCAGCTGGAGCTGCTGCTGCCCGCGCTGACCGGCATGATCGCCACCATGCGCTTCGACACCGCGCGCATGGCCGAGCTGGCGCCCGCCGGGTTCACCCTGGCCACGGACATCGCCGAGTGGCTGGTGCGGCGGGGCGTGCCGTTCCGCGTCGCGCACGAGGCGGCCGGCGAGTGCGTCCGGGTGGCCGAGGCGCGCGGCGCGGGCCTGGAGGACCTGACCGACGACGAGTTCGCGGCCATCTCGCCCGCGCTGACGCCCGCGGTGCGCGACGTGCTCACCGTGGCCGGCTCCATCGCCTCCCGCGACGCCCACGGCGGCACCGCGCCCGACCGGGTCGCCGAGCAGCTCAAGCGGCTGAGGGACAAGGTCTCCGTTGCCCGCAACGCCTAG
- the argB gene encoding acetylglutamate kinase — translation MTTPGAKAEILIEALPWLQRFRDKVVVVKYGGNAMVDDALKRAFAQDVVFLKLAGLHPVVVHGGGPQIAAMLKRLGIETEFRGGLRVTTPEAMDVVRMVLVGQVQRELVGLVNEHGPLAVGLSGEDANLLTAARRPAVVDGEPVDIGLVGDIVGVNPDAVLDIVRAGRIPVISTVAPDVDGVVHNVNADTAAGAVAVALGAEKLVVLTDVEGLYADWPDRGSLLRRIGAEQLEKLLPELDSGMVPKMEACLRAVRGGVPEAHVIDGRLAHSVLLEVFTSEGVGTMVTAGEPADRTGAGA, via the coding sequence ATGACGACCCCCGGTGCCAAAGCGGAGATCCTGATCGAGGCGCTGCCGTGGCTGCAGCGCTTCCGGGACAAGGTCGTGGTCGTCAAGTACGGCGGCAACGCCATGGTGGACGACGCGCTCAAGCGCGCGTTCGCGCAGGACGTGGTGTTCCTCAAGCTCGCCGGCCTGCACCCGGTCGTGGTGCACGGCGGCGGGCCGCAGATCGCGGCCATGCTCAAGCGGCTGGGCATCGAGACCGAGTTCCGCGGCGGCCTGCGCGTCACCACGCCCGAGGCGATGGACGTGGTGCGCATGGTCCTGGTCGGCCAGGTGCAGCGCGAGCTGGTCGGCCTGGTCAACGAGCACGGCCCGCTCGCGGTCGGCCTGTCCGGCGAGGACGCCAACCTGCTCACCGCCGCCCGCCGCCCGGCCGTGGTGGACGGCGAACCGGTCGACATCGGCCTGGTCGGCGACATCGTGGGCGTCAACCCGGACGCGGTGCTCGACATCGTCCGCGCGGGCCGCATCCCGGTGATCTCCACCGTCGCGCCCGACGTGGACGGCGTGGTGCACAACGTCAACGCCGACACCGCGGCGGGCGCGGTGGCCGTGGCGCTGGGCGCGGAGAAGCTGGTGGTCCTCACCGACGTGGAGGGCCTGTACGCGGACTGGCCGGACCGCGGCTCGCTGCTGCGCCGGATCGGCGCCGAGCAGCTGGAGAAGCTGCTGCCGGAGCTGGACAGCGGCATGGTGCCCAAGATGGAGGCATGCCTGCGCGCGGTGCGCGGCGGCGTCCCCGAGGCGCACGTGATCGACGGGCGGCTGGCCCACTCGGTGTTGCTGGAGGTCTTCACCTCCGAAGGTGTCGGAACGATGGTCACCGCGGGCGAGCCCGCCGACCGGACTGGGGCAGGGGCATGA